In Mycoplasma feriruminatoris, the sequence TTTAACAAAGACCGCATGCAAATGAAGTTTAATAAGAAATTAACCACTTGAAATGTGTCAAAAGTAACTAATATGATAGAAATGTTCAAAGGAGCAGAAAATTTTAATCAAGACATTTCAAACTGAGACACTTCAAATGTAACCAATATGGCTGGTATGTTTTCTGGAACAAGAAAATTTAATAAGAATATTTCAAACTGAAATACATCAAGTGTAACTAATATGTCTTATATGTTTTCTGGAGCAAAAGCATTTAATCAAGACATTTCTAACTGAAATACATCAAGTGTAACTAATATGTCGCATATGTTTTCTGGAGCAAAAGCATTTAATCAAGACATTTCAAACTGAAATACATCAAGTGTAACTAATATGTCGCATATGTTTTCTGGAGCAGAAGCATTTAATAAATCTTTGTGTTTCGACACTTCAAATGTAACCAATATGTCTGGTATGTTTTCTTGAGCAGTAAATTTCAACAAACCATTGCTTTTTAATACTTCAAATGTAATTAATATGGAACAAATGTTTTGAAACGCTGAAAAATTTAATCAAGATATTTCAAACTGAGATGTATCAAATGTTAAAAAAATGAGTTATATGTTCTTAGCTGCTCTTAATTTTAATCAAAAATTAGTATTAAATTGTAGTGCTGTTACAAATATGACTAAAATGTTTTGCGGTTGTGAAAAATTAAATAAACCTCTAATTTTAGATACGTCTCGTGTAACTAAGATGGCATATATGTTTTGTAGTGCTAAATCATTCAACCAAGACATTTCAAACTGAAATGTTTCCAAAGTTAAAAATATGTCGTATATGTTTTCTGGGGCAAGCAAATTTAATAAGGACATTTCAAATTGAAATGTTTCAAAAGTTGAAGATATGTCTTATATGTTTTATGAAGCAGAAAGTTTTAAAAAAAATTTGAGCAATTGAAATGTAGAAAAAGTTAGAAAATTCGATTATTTTGCAGAAAAAGCAAATCTAAAATTTACAAGTAATTTACATCCCAAATTTAGTAATGAAGAGTGAGAAGCTAAAAAACTTGAGTACTCACTTAAATATTTGCCATTGCCAGAAGATGAGACTGATGAAGAAGTGCAACAAAATTTTGCTGTTATAGATATAGAAACTAACAAATTAAGAAATGTAATTTCAATTGGAGTTGTTATAGCAAATAGCATAGATTTTTCAATAATTGATAAGAACTATTGAATTATTGAAAATAATTTAAAAGATGAAGGTATGTTTAATAATTTTGTTGATATTTCATCATCAATTTGTATTATGAATTATGTTGAAGTTTACGAACAAGCTATTGAAAAATTAATAGAATTTTTAAATAGTTATAATGTAAAGGATTGATTTTCATATACAAAATTTGATTACAACATTCTAACTGAATTGCATAAAGATTTTAATTACTATGATATATCAGTAATAGCTAAAAATATACATTTAAACGATTCTCTTTCAAAAAGTGCAGATATTAATGTTGATGGTGCACTAAGAAAAAACTATGGTGTTCAAAACATATATAAAGAATTATCTGGAGATTGACTTTATATAGAAAGACATAATGCATTGTTAGATGCAATAGATGAATTAGAAATAATGAGAATGTTAGAACTATCGTATAAAGCTTTTAAAGTAAAAAGAAGAATAAAAAGATATAATGATTGATATAGCAATTTCTTAAAATAGTCTATTTTCAAATTATAAACTATTTTTTTATTATATAAGTACTACTAACATACAATAAAAATCAAAAATCTAATATATATCTAAAACTTTGAATATTATCTTAAACACAACATAATAAAAGAGGCTTATAGCCTCTTTTTATTTATTATTCTATTTCTTTAACTTCTATTTTATCTAAATAAATAGATAGTTCATCAATTAGTTCTTTTGAAGCTATTTTAGGACTAAAAGCAGTTGCACTTCCACAAATTAAAGAAAACTTTAAAGCTTGAACATAATCATTTGTTTGTAGATATTTAGTTATAAAACCACTTATCATACTATCACCAGCTCCAGCAACATTTTCTACTTTATAATCTCAAGTTGGTAAACTAGCTTTATAAACTTTTGTATCAGTAATTAAAATTGCACCATTTTTTCCTAAAGAAACTAAAACATTTTTACAACCTTTGTTTAATAAAATTTTTGCATTATTAATAATATCTTGATCAGTTTTTAACTCTTTATTAAAAGTTAGTTCTAGTTCGTCTTTATTAGGTTTTATTAAAAAAGGCTTTTTATCAACTGCTTTTAATAAAGGTTCTTTAAATGAATCAACAACACTATAAGTTTTTTTTAAATTAGCTAATTCTACTAGTTGAGCATAAATATTTGTATCAGTATTAACTGGTAAACTTCCTGTTAATATTAAAACATCATCTTTTTTTAAAACCTCATTTAAATAAGTTTTTAATTTATCAAGTTCACTAATATTAATTTCTGGAGCATAGCTACTTGATTCTGTTTGACTATCATCAATTATTTTAAGATTAATTCTAATATCACCATTTGCTTTAAATTGTTTATATTTAATATTTTCTTTTTTTAAATCATTATAAAAAAATGTTTCAAAACTACCATTAGTAAATACTAATAATTCATTATCTATATTTAATCTATTTAATAGCATAGATATATGTATTGCTTTACCTGCTGCATACATATATTGATCAGTTGGTCTGTTAGTTTTATTTTTAATAAAGTTATTAAATTTTAAAATATAATCAATTGATGGACTTAAAGAAACGATATAAATTTTATTATGCATTTTTATTCTTTCTAATTAATTTGTAATTAAGTTATAATCAATAACTATTCTATTAATTGCATTATAATACTTAGTTTTAAAACTTTCTAAATTATTATTAGTTAATTTTTCTAATTGATTAATAAAATCACTAATTTTTTTAAAATTTGTTTGAGAATTTTTAATGATTATCTCTTTTTGATTTTTAATTTGATTTTCTAATTTAAGTTTATGTTCAGAAAGTTTTTTAGCTAAAATAACACTTTTAATTTTACTAGTTATGTTATTTTTATCTTCTAATTTTTTTAATTTTTCAACTAGTTTTTCATATTTAATAGTTTGTTTAGAGAATTTTTTAATATCTTTATATAGTAGATCTATATTATTATAAATTTGCGTTATTTCAACTTCTTTTTGATTATTTACAACTTGTTTTTTAATTTTTAATTTTAATAGAATAGTTTGTAATTTAGAATTATAATGACCAGTTTTAATTTTTAACTCTTTAGTAATATTTTTAAATAATAGTTCTTCTGCTTGTTGTTCACTTCAAAATAAATAAGTAATTAAAATACCTAAAATAAATGAAGCTAAATCTATTATAATAGCTAGTACAAGCTTATCAGTATAAGCTAAAAATCCAACGATTCCTCCCAAACCAGCTAAATTATTTAATCCAACATTGAATATAGAAATTAATCAACCACCAATTCCACCTGCAATAGTTCCTAAAATAAATGGTTTAAATCTTGGCAAGTTAATTGCATAAATACAAGATTCAGTAGGCCCTGAAATTATTCCAGGTAATGCTGCAGCAATGGCTGCTGATTTATCTACACTTTTTTTAGATTTAATTGCAACTGCAATAGTTGCTCCCATTTGAGCTCAAGCTGCAGCGAATGCAGCTGCTAAAAATATTGAAGGATTATTAGTTGTTGTTAGATCAGCAACAGCTGTAAAAAATAGTACGTTATGAACTCCTAAAACAACTAGTGGTTGTCAAGTTAAACCAATAATTAAACCACTTATTCCATATGGTAAAGTTACAAATCAATTAAATGCTTTTAATACATATGATTCAATAACTGACATTATTGGGCCAATAACAAAAAATGCTAATAATCCACCAATTAGTAGTGATAAAAGTGGATTTAAAATAAAGTTAGCAACTGAATGAAGATACTTATTCATTAATTTTTGAAAATAAGAAATTACTATTCCAGTAAAAATAAATACCAAAATTGTTGAATAAAATGGTTTTATAACAATTTCTCAAGAACCTATATTTAATAAATGCACTCCTTGCTCTGGAATAATTGGTGAAATCATAATTAACCCTAAAGCAATGGCAATAGCAGTATTTCCTTTTAAATATCTAGTTGTTGATCAAATCACCATTACTCCCAATAATTTAAATCCTGAATTAGCTATTGTATTTAAGACTAAATCAAAAACATTATAGTCTTTTTGAAAAATAGAATTTGAATTAATTGCATGAACCCAACCAATCCTAATTAAAATTTGTTGTAAAGCCATAATTAATCCAAATCCAATTAAAAAAGGAATTAATGGACCAAATATAGCTGAAATTGATTTAATAAATCTTTTAGTAATACCTATTTTTTTATTATTTGTATCTAATGAATTTTTAATTTCAAATCCTTTATTTGCATCTAAATTAACTTGTAATTGTTCTTTTAAAAGATTAGTTATTTGACTAACTTCTGAACCTATAATTATTTGTAATTCACCACTAGAAATTAAACAACCCTGAGTTCCTTTTAAAGTTTTTAGATTATCTAATTGAATCAAATTTTGATCATAAAGTGTTAGTCTTAATCTTGTTGCGCAATTATAAACATCTTTAATATTTTGTTTACCACCAACATTTTCAAAAATTTCATTAATTAATGTTAGTTGTTTTTGTTGTTTTGTCATAAAGATCCTTTTATTCAAGGTTTATAATTAGTCCTTTATATTCATCTGTATGCTTATCACTTATTAAAATAGTTTCTTTTAAAACATCTACTTTAATTACATTTTTATTCCCAAATTTAGAAGAATCCATTAATATAAAAGATTTATCAGAATTTTTAATAGCTTTTTCTTTTATTAATGCTTCTTTAATATTAGTTGTATAAAAATGTTGTGATGATAAATTATTCATTCCTATAAAAACCTTATCAAAGTAAAAATTATCTAAGTTTTTCAGAGCAAGTTCTCCAATTGTTGCATGAGTAGAAGGATTAATAGATCCACCTAATAAAATTACTTCTATATCTTGTTCAATTAATTCTAAAGCTATTGAATATCCGTTAGTTACAACAATTATCTTTTTATTAATTAAATACTTTATCATTTGTTTTGTTGTTGTTCCAGTATCTAAAAAAATTAGATCACCATCACTAACATATTCACTAGCTTTTTTTGCAATAAGATCTTTTGTATTAATATTTATATGTTGTTTTTCTTCATCAAATAATTCATAACGTTTTGTTTGTGGATGTATAGATTTGGCTCCACCATACACTTTATAAAGTTTTTGTTCTTTATCTAGTTCTGAAATATCGTTAATAATAGTTTGAATAGTAGAAGACAGTAGTTTTGAAAGTTGTTTATTAGTAACAAAGTCTTTTTCATTTACAATTTCTAGAATTTTTTGTCTTCTTTCATCTTTTAACATTGTTCTTGCTCCTTACTTTTATTTTATAGTCTATTTTAAAAAAGTTTAAAAAAGTTTAAAATAATTTAAAAGATATTGTAAAATTTTAATAGATATAAATTACTTTTTTTGTTATATCTTTATCTTAATTAAACAAAATTATTACTTTATTAAAACGATTTTTATAATTTATTATTAAATAAATTATTTTAAAGGATTATTATGAAAGCTAGTTTAAAAGAACAATTATTAAAAGCTAGAAATAACGGTTATGCAATTGGTGCTTTTAATTTTGATAATATTGAAATGTTAAAAGCAATAGTTGAATCAGCTGAAGAGTTAAACTCACCAATAATTGCAATGGTTACACAATCTGCTGCTAAATATATAGGAAAAGAAATAGTTATTGCTAGTAGTAATGCGATTATTAATAATGCTAAAGTTCCTATAGTCTTACATTGAGATCACGGTTATGATATGGATTTAATTAAATGAGCTTGTGATAATAACTTTTCATCAGTTATGTTAGATGCTTCGTTAGATGATTTTAATACTAATGTAAATAAGACTATAGAAATAGTTAAGTATGCTAGATCTAAAAATGTAGAAGTTGAATCTGAAATTGGTCATGTTGGTGGTAAAGAAGATGATATGGATTCAAACATAAATAGATATACTAGTGTTGATGATGCTATTAAGTTTAATGAACTAACAAAAGTTGATGCTTTAGCAATAGCAATTGGAACAAACCATGGAGTTTTTAAAAGCTCACCTAATTTGAATTTTGATCGTATAAAACAAATAAGAAATGCAATCAATACACCTTTAGTTTTACACGGTTCAAGTGGTCTATGTGAAAATGATTTAAAAAAAGCAATAAAAGCTGGTATTTGTAAAATAAACATTGGAACTGATTTAAAACTAGCTTATGCTAATAGTTTAAAACAATGATTTAAGGATAATCCAAATGATTATGATGCTAGAAAATTTAATCGTTTTGCAATTGATGAAATGAAAAAAGTAATTAAAGATAAGCTTGAAATTATAGGGTCAATTAATAAAGCTTAGTTATGAGAACCTAAACTAATATTTTGAATAATCTACTAATCATAGTTAAAAAGATGTAAAATGGTTAGAATTTGTTATATTAACATGTTCTAACTATTTTTTTATTTTGTATTTTATTAAAATAATTAATATAGTAATAATATTTTTTAACTTTAAAATAAAAATTTTTATAGGAGTTGTTAGATGCAAACAAAAAATTACATTGACAACATAATTATTAAATTACAAAAAATACAAGATGAAATAAAAGCGTTAAATAGTGCTAATCTTTATGATATTAATAAAATTGCTGAAAATGTTTTAGCAGAAATTCTTAATATCATTTATGATTGGTCTTTAATAAATGCAAATTCAATTCAAAATAATATGTCTGGTTTTGATTTAATTGATTATAAAAATAAGATTTTAATTCAAGTTTCAACAACCTTTACAAAAGAAAAATTACAAAGTTCTTTAAATAAAGAAATATATAAAGATTATCAAGGTTACAATTTTAAGTTTTTATCACTTATTAAAAATACTAAAAATAATTGAAATATTATTAATCCTTATAATCTGATTTTTGATTTAAAAAATGATTTAATTGATTTTGAAATTCTTTCTAATAAAATTTCATTCTTAAAACTTGATAAATTAGAAAAATTATCAAACCTTTTAGATAAAGAACTAAATGATAATTCTCTTATGCAATATAAAAACTTTAGTGTTTCAATACTTGCTGATATTATTAATGAATTATCAAAAATTAATTTACGAAAAACTAAAGTTAGTATTCCTGAACCTATAGTTTTTAAAATACAAGACAAAATAAATAATAATGATTTTAAAAGAACTAAAGATACAATAAATGAATATTGAGTATTTAGTTCAATAATTACTAGTATTTATGATCAATTTGATAAACAAGCTAATAATAAAAGTTTTGCAGTTTTACAAAACATTAGACAAATATATCAAGATCAAGATGTGCAAAATAAGTACACTTCAGATGAAATTTATAATAACTGTAAAAATGAGTTAATATCTTTTATAAAAAATAGCACAAATTTAAAAGTTTTAGAGATTGAAAGTCTATCATTATACATTGATATAATATTAGTAGATGCTTTTATGAGATGTAAGATATTTAAGGGAATGGAGATTGTTTAATTATGTTAATACCAGATAATGTTCAACCAAAATTAACTGTTTATTATAATGCATCTTTAGTTTTAAAAGTGTTGTATGAACAAAATAATCTAGATATGGTTGATTTGTATGCTAATATAAAAAAAATAGATAATATTCCTTTTAATCTTTTTTTATTATCTTTAGATTGATTATATTTAACTGACAAAATTGATATAAATGATCAAGGAGTAGTTCATTTATGTTTATAAAAAGTTTAAAAATTTCTAAACAAAACGAGATTATAAGAAATTTAGAATTTAAAAAAGGTTTAAATTTAATTGTTGATAACACTTCTAGTGATGATTTAACTAAAACTGGTAATAACATAGGAAAAACTACAGTATTAAAACTAATTAGTTTTTGTTTAGCTGGTGATTCTAAAGATATTTATAAAACAAATGAAAGTAAAGATATAAATGATCCTGTTAAAGACTTTTTAGTAGATAATAAAGTTCTAATTACACTAGAATTAATTGAAAATATAGATAATCCATTTTCTAAAAAAATAGTTATTCAAAGAAATTTTTTAAAACAAAAAGAACAAATAATTAGAGTTAATAATAAAGATCTTAAAAACAGAAAAGAATTAACAAAAGAATTATTAAATATTATTTTCCCAAAACACAAATCAAAAAAACCTTCATTTAGACAAATTATTTCTCATAACTTAAGATATAATGATCAAAGTATTAATAATACTTTAAAAACTCTTCCAAATGCAAAAGATTCTCAGTATGAAATTTTAAATTTATTTTTATTTGGATTTAGTTTTTTAAAATCAGAAGAAGTTTTAAATCTTCAAGAACAGTTAAAACTAGAATATGATCATTTAAAAAAACTATTATCAAACAATCTAAATAAAGAAATCCTTGAACAAACTTTAGAAATAATTAAAAAAGAAATTAATGAGTTAAATAAGAAAAAAGAAACACTAAATATCAATGAAGATTTTAAAGAAAATTTAGATTCTTTTAATGAAATTAAACATCAAATTTCTGTTGTTTCAAGTAAAATTGCTTTATTAGAAATCAGAAAAAATACTATTAATGAATTTGTAGAAAAAATGAATTCTAATAGAAATTCTGTTGATCTAAAACAATTAGAATTAATTTTTAATCAAACTAATTTATTTATTCCAAAATTACATAAAACTTTTGATCAGCTAGTTGATTTTCATAATAAAATGCTAGATGAAAAAATCGCTTTTGCTAATAAAGAACTACCAGATGTTATTCAAAAACTAGTAACTTTTCAAAATCAACTAAATGATTTATTAAAAGTAGAAAAAGAATTAAGTGTTAAACTTTCAAAAGATGATACGTTTAAAGAATTAGATAAAATTATTGGTCAATTAAATGAAAAACATTATCAAAAAGGAGAATTTGAAACTAAGTTAAATCAGATTAATGACTCTGAAAAACTTATTTTAGATTTAGAACAAAAAATTAAAACACTAACTAATGAACTATATTCAGAAGAGTTTGAAGAACAAGTAAAAAATAGAGTTAAAGCTTTTAATACTTATTTTGTAAAAATGTCTCAGCTTTTATATAAAGAATGATATTCAATATCAGTTAACAAAAAAAATGAAAAAAATAAACCTATTTATCAATTTAGTTTAGCTGTATTAAATAATAGCTCTGGTAAAAAACAAGGTGAGATTATTTGTTATGATCTTGCTTATATACAATTTGCTGATCATTTTAATATTGATTGTTTACACTTTTTATTAAATGATAAAAAAGAATTAATGTCTGATAATCAATTATCTTTAATTAGCGATTATTTAGTAAATAGCAATGCTCAATTAATTATTTCAATGTTAAAAGATAAAATTCCTAGTGATGTATTTAAAAATTCTCATGTAGTTTTAGAACTTTCTCAAGAAGATAAATTATTTAAATTTTAATAATATTTTATTTACATATTAGAATCAAAAAATAAGCTTTTAAGCTTATTTTTTATAGTCTAACTTTTTAAATATATTACTATAATTATCTTATTTAAGGATTAGTATGAAAGAAATTAGATCAATTAGTTTATATGATATATTAAAATATTTCAGTTTAGTTGAACTTGATGAGTTTCAAAGTTCAAATGAGTATAAAAACACTACTAGTAAAGAAAAAGAACTGTTAGAAAATATTAAAAATGAAATTTTGAACAATCCTAAAGCTAATCTAAAAAAGCTTTTGGATAAATTAGATATATACAAATCAAATAATGATAACCTACTTGATCTAATTACTATAACAGAACAAAAATATTTGATAGGCTCAGATTTAATAGAAGACATTATTAAAAGGTATAAGATAAAAGATGGTATTATCAATACTGATAAATATACTAAAAAATCAACTCAGAGACATTTAAATTTTATATATCTAGTTATTCAAGATAAAATTTGCAATTTTTTATATGAATGTGAAAATGAATACGAACCATATGTAAATGATAATTTTTTAAACGCATTAAAAGAAATGCTTGATTTTACTAATTTTCATGAATTAATAAATTATATAGATAAAAGTTATAAGGAATTTAAACAAATTAGTAATAGTAGCAAAATTGGTTTTAAAAATAAAACTGAACAAAGAGGGTTTATCAATTTTTATATAATGACTACTCTTTTTTATTGTCAAATAAACATATTTGCAGATTATTTTGGTTGTTTTGATTTTAGTTATTTAACTTTATTTGCAAATAATAAAAAATAAAATGATTTAAAAGAAATTATTAAAAAATATAAAACGAGTTGAGAATATTTTATTTTTAATAATTTAGTTAAAGTAGAGATTATTTAGTTCTATATTTTTTACTTGTATGAAAAATTTTGAAATTTAAGTAGTTATTTGTAAAAAACTTGACAAGCTAATTTACTACTATATAAATATAAGAAAAGAAATTAACCTTATAGAAATATTGTTCTTAAAGTGTATTTCTTTAGTAATATATAATAATTTAGTACAAGAATATTTTTTGTGTTTTTAGGAGAAATATGAACTTATTAAAAAAGAAGAAAAATAAAATACTAGCATTTGCGATTATAGCTGGGTTAATGACTTCAGTAAGTTTGGGATCAACTGTTTTTTATTCAATAGCTGATAATTCTTTAGCAAGAGATGTTGATTCAACTAGTATAGTTGATGCTAACTTAGTTCCAATTAATGATATTGTTTCTCCTGATTCAATAAGATCAAATAGAGATAATAATATTAAAAAACTTGAAGGTAAAGACTTAAAACCAACTGTCAAAGATGAAGAAAAAAGAATTATAATTCCAGATAAAAAAGAAGAAAAACCAGAGACCGCAATTCCTGATACTAGTCATTCAACTCCATCACCACAAAATAAACCTAGAACTGAAACTAAAGTTAGAACTACTAGAAAAATTAACATAGCAGGAGCTGAAGTTGAAGCTGAAGTTGAAGGATATCCAGGTTTTAATGTTCTAGCTTATGATCAAGAAAGAAGAATTTCAAATCCAAATCCTTATACTAACATAACTGTTTCAAAGATCTTAAATGTTCAAGTTACTGAAGAGCTAAAAACAAATGTTGTTAATAATGCTTTGGGTGAAAAGGATGGGAAAGGTACTGGATTATTTAATAATACTTTTTTTAATGTAGCAACACGAGAACTAGAATCAAAAGAAAATTTAAGTACTATTACTGAAACTCTTAGAATGCAACACGGATATCAAGATTTTATACAACGTTATATTAAATTATTAGATTCACCTAATGTTGAAAAATTTTTAAAAGAAGATGCAAAAAAAGAATATCCATCTAAAAAAGCCAGTTTATCTAAAGATGAACTACGTGTTTGATTAATTTTAAATTTAGATAAAACTAAATTTACTAAAATGGCTTCTAAATCTGAAGCTTATTTAAAACAAGGTTTAACAATTGATCCTAGAAATGCATTTATTAATGAAGATGGCGAAATTGATTCTTATGGTTGAAATGTTCCTGATGAATTTAATACAGTAACTAGTCGTATGCAAAGAGATAATTCTACTAGAAGAGTATTTGGATACAATCAATGATATAGTAGATCATCTGATGATATACAAAATGGAAATTATCCAGGATGAGAAAAAGAAGAAGTGAATTTAGAAAGTGATCAAACTTTTAAAGCATATGGTATTAAAAACGATGAAGGATTTAAAATAACAAGATTAAAAAGAAAAGACAAGGTTGATACAAGTAAAGGTCAAATTAATGAAGGTATTGTTGTTGAAATTGATGCTTCTAATCC encodes:
- a CDS encoding BspA family leucine-rich repeat surface protein — translated: MFTNRLFFKWTKRDTNWAFLCKCKKVPSILPKEITSLKGAFESNTNIKIIGLDKWDTSNVTDMSEMFLKAKFFNQSIKTKNIKSENGIYTAWNTKNVKSMKAMFKCALSFNQDISNWDTSNVTDMSFTFSNYIDVEDFFNKDRMQMKFNKKLTTWNVSKVTNMIEMFKGAENFNQDISNWDTSNVTNMAGMFSGTRKFNKNISNWNTSSVTNMSYMFSGAKAFNQDISNWNTSSVTNMSHMFSGAKAFNQDISNWNTSSVTNMSHMFSGAEAFNKSLCFDTSNVTNMSGMFSWAVNFNKPLLFNTSNVINMEQMFWNAEKFNQDISNWDVSNVKKMSYMFLAALNFNQKLVLNCSAVTNMTKMFCGCEKLNKPLILDTSRVTKMAYMFCSAKSFNQDISNWNVSKVKNMSYMFSGASKFNKDISNWNVSKVEDMSYMFYEAESFKKNLSNWNVEKVRKFDYFAEKANLKFTSNLHPKFSNEEWEAKKLEYSLKYLPLPEDETDEEVQQNFAVIDIETNKLRNVISIGVVIANSIDFSIIDKNYWIIENNLKDEGMFNNFVDISSSICIMNYVEVYEQAIEKLIEFLNSYNVKDWFSYTKFDYNILTELHKDFNYYDISVIAKNIHLNDSLSKSADINVDGALRKNYGVQNIYKELSGDWLYIERHNALLDAIDELEIMRMLELSYKAFKVKRRIKRYNDWYSNFLK
- a CDS encoding 1-phosphofructokinase family hexose kinase, yielding MHNKIYIVSLSPSIDYILKFNNFIKNKTNRPTDQYMYAAGKAIHISMLLNRLNIDNELLVFTNGSFETFFYNDLKKENIKYKQFKANGDIRINLKIIDDSQTESSSYAPEINISELDKLKTYLNEVLKKDDVLILTGSLPVNTDTNIYAQLVELANLKKTYSVVDSFKEPLLKAVDKKPFLIKPNKDELELTFNKELKTDQDIINNAKILLNKGCKNVLVSLGKNGAILITDTKVYKASLPTWDYKVENVAGAGDSMISGFITKYLQTNDYVQALKFSLICGSATAFSPKIASKELIDELSIYLDKIEVKEIE
- a CDS encoding PTS transporter subunit EIIC; its protein translation is MTKQQKQLTLINEIFENVGGKQNIKDVYNCATRLRLTLYDQNLIQLDNLKTLKGTQGCLISSGELQIIIGSEVSQITNLLKEQLQVNLDANKGFEIKNSLDTNNKKIGITKRFIKSISAIFGPLIPFLIGFGLIMALQQILIRIGWVHAINSNSIFQKDYNVFDLVLNTIANSGFKLLGVMVIWSTTRYLKGNTAIAIALGLIMISPIIPEQGVHLLNIGSWEIVIKPFYSTILVFIFTGIVISYFQKLMNKYLHSVANFILNPLLSLLIGGLLAFFVIGPIMSVIESYVLKAFNWFVTLPYGISGLIIGLTWQPLVVLGVHNVLFFTAVADLTTTNNPSIFLAAAFAAAWAQMGATIAVAIKSKKSVDKSAAIAAALPGIISGPTESCIYAINLPRFKPFILGTIAGGIGGWLISIFNVGLNNLAGLGGIVGFLAYTDKLVLAIIIDLASFILGILITYLFWSEQQAEELLFKNITKELKIKTGHYNSKLQTILLKLKIKKQVVNNQKEVEITQIYNNIDLLYKDIKKFSKQTIKYEKLVEKLKKLEDKNNITSKIKSVILAKKLSEHKLKLENQIKNQKEIIIKNSQTNFKKISDFINQLEKLTNNNLESFKTKYYNAINRIVIDYNLITN
- a CDS encoding DeoR/GlpR family DNA-binding transcription regulator: MLKDERRQKILEIVNEKDFVTNKQLSKLLSSTIQTIINDISELDKEQKLYKVYGGAKSIHPQTKRYELFDEEKQHININTKDLIAKKASEYVSDGDLIFLDTGTTTKQMIKYLINKKIIVVTNGYSIALELIEQDIEVILLGGSINPSTHATIGELALKNLDNFYFDKVFIGMNNLSSQHFYTTNIKEALIKEKAIKNSDKSFILMDSSKFGNKNVIKVDVLKETILISDKHTDEYKGLIINLE
- a CDS encoding class II fructose-bisphosphate aldolase, giving the protein MKASLKEQLLKARNNGYAIGAFNFDNIEMLKAIVESAEELNSPIIAMVTQSAAKYIGKEIVIASSNAIINNAKVPIVLHWDHGYDMDLIKWACDNNFSSVMLDASLDDFNTNVNKTIEIVKYARSKNVEVESEIGHVGGKEDDMDSNINRYTSVDDAIKFNELTKVDALAIAIGTNHGVFKSSPNLNFDRIKQIRNAINTPLVLHGSSGLCENDLKKAIKAGICKINIGTDLKLAYANSLKQWFKDNPNDYDARKFNRFAIDEMKKVIKDKLEIIGSINKA
- a CDS encoding ABC-three component system protein; the encoded protein is MQTKNYIDNIIIKLQKIQDEIKALNSANLYDINKIAENVLAEILNIIYDWSLINANSIQNNMSGFDLIDYKNKILIQVSTTFTKEKLQSSLNKEIYKDYQGYNFKFLSLIKNTKNNWNIINPYNLIFDLKNDLIDFEILSNKISFLKLDKLEKLSNLLDKELNDNSLMQYKNFSVSILADIINELSKINLRKTKVSIPEPIVFKIQDKINNNDFKRTKDTINEYWVFSSIITSIYDQFDKQANNKSFAVLQNIRQIYQDQDVQNKYTSDEIYNNCKNELISFIKNSTNLKVLEIESLSLYIDIILVDAFMRCKIFKGMEIV
- a CDS encoding ABC-three component system middle component 6; protein product: MLIPDNVQPKLTVYYNASLVLKVLYEQNNLDMVDLYANIKKIDNIPFNLFLLSLDWLYLTDKIDINDQGVVHLCL
- a CDS encoding DUF2326 domain-containing protein, whose translation is MFIKSLKISKQNEIIRNLEFKKGLNLIVDNTSSDDLTKTGNNIGKTTVLKLISFCLAGDSKDIYKTNESKDINDPVKDFLVDNKVLITLELIENIDNPFSKKIVIQRNFLKQKEQIIRVNNKDLKNRKELTKELLNIIFPKHKSKKPSFRQIISHNLRYNDQSINNTLKTLPNAKDSQYEILNLFLFGFSFLKSEEVLNLQEQLKLEYDHLKKLLSNNLNKEILEQTLEIIKKEINELNKKKETLNINEDFKENLDSFNEIKHQISVVSSKIALLEIRKNTINEFVEKMNSNRNSVDLKQLELIFNQTNLFIPKLHKTFDQLVDFHNKMLDEKIAFANKELPDVIQKLVTFQNQLNDLLKVEKELSVKLSKDDTFKELDKIIGQLNEKHYQKGEFETKLNQINDSEKLILDLEQKIKTLTNELYSEEFEEQVKNRVKAFNTYFVKMSQLLYKEWYSISVNKKNEKNKPIYQFSLAVLNNSSGKKQGEIICYDLAYIQFADHFNIDCLHFLLNDKKELMSDNQLSLISDYLVNSNAQLIISMLKDKIPSDVFKNSHVVLELSQEDKLFKF